One part of the Nematostella vectensis chromosome 8, jaNemVect1.1, whole genome shotgun sequence genome encodes these proteins:
- the LOC5510509 gene encoding melatonin receptor type 1B-B yields MSSGNASRQTGFDPKTMPSAVIVSLSVFNALNSVLGTLVNFAVCVVIYQNEELQNGLDLLIGNLCLADLAVCALAEPMYIGFLHSKLNDQSSKAFETISVITLHAVAINLVVIAINRMNAIANPFKNTFIFSKAKVLMLISCVWIGAILMAVFLLETQEGKAFSPYSHLLLILTFLLAYVRIFWIANKQQRKIDIQREAISHNFQQVRLQCANRAARTTALIVLSFMICFFPDTVYDFIEDVDVMIERKKWLFSLLYFSCLLNPCIYMFRTDSFKAALKRTLGISN; encoded by the coding sequence ATGAGTAGCGGGAATGCCTCCAGGCAGACAGGATTTGATCCAAAGACCATGCCTTCTGCGGTAATTGTCTCTCTTAGCGTGTTCAATGCGCTCAATAGCGTCCTCGGAACACTGGTGAATTTTGCCGTGTGCGTTGTGATCTACCAGAACGAGGAATTACAGAATGGTCTGGATTTACTCATTGGAAACTTGTGCCTGGCTGACTTGGCCGTATGCGCACTAGCGGAGCCTATGTATATCGGCTTCCTTCACAGTAAACTAAATGACCAGTCCTCAAAGGCTTTCGAAACCATTTCTGTTATCACCCTACACGCTGTAGCGATTAACCTAGTCGTGATTGCCATTAACCGAATGAACGCCATCGCTAACCCATTCAAAAACACCTTCATCTTCTCAAAAGCGAAGGTCTTAATGTTGATTTCGTGCGTCTGGATTGGTGCTATCCTAATGGCGGTATTTCTTCTGGAGACCCAGGAAGGCAAAGCCTTCTCACCGTACTCCCACCTTCTCCTCATTCTAACCTTCCTCCTCGCTTACGTAAGAATATTCTGGATAGCCAACAAACAGCAGCGAAAGATAGACATTCAGAGAGAGGCTATCAGCCATAATTTTCAGCAAGTGCGCTTGCAGTGTGCGAATCGCGCAGCTAGGACGACGGCCCTGATTGTACTATCTTTCATGATTTGCTTCTTCCCAGATACGGTATACGACTTTATCGAAGATGTGGACGTCATGATCGAGCGAAAAAAATGGCTTTTTTCGTTGTTGTATTTTAGCTGCCTGTTAAATCCTTGTATCTATATGTTCCGAACTGATTCTTTTAAGGCGGCGCTAAAGAGAACTTTGGGGATCTCGAACTAG